The genomic DNA AGCTACTCAAGCCATTATTCATGTTGACTGTTATATATGATCTCAAGTCTAAAGGACTAAACCATTCAAAACAACTGGTATGGCCCTGTAACATCTCTGGACTGACTAGCTGACATGATAACTTCTGGAATCAGGTGATGCCATTAAAACCTGGAGACGGCACCATCCCTGTCAAATCTTCCCAAACCGGAAAAGTGCTGATGCAAGAAGCCAACAGGGAAACAAATTGAGAGCAATAAACATCAGCTCTAGAGAAACCTGAGGAGGAGATTTACTGGCCTTTTATCCTCCTGTGTGCTGTCAAGAGGGCAGATGGTGGAGTTGATGAAGCTGATCCCACAGAGGCAAAAATCTTCTAAAAGCAGTTGGCTATCAGCACCATTGATGCTGCTCGGTtgaatttgaaaaacaacacaaaaagccTCCACAAGTCTAAGAGAATTGTAATGAGTCTGTGTAGAGGGAGACAAGCCCAAATTCTCTATAAAAGCTTGCAGATTAGAGTGTGAGCACCAGCATGATTTAGTTGTTGGGAAGACAGaggaataaaaagagaaaataatcagtGCAGGTCAATAACAGTAAAGTTAGACAAGTTCCAGTGATTACACTTATAATGTCTGCAGCTGTTAGAGAATAAATTACCATCTACTGTAatagtaatgtaatgtaatattcaGAGAAGATGCACTGGGCTGGAGAGAGTGGATGCTAACTGCATTTAAACCAAATGCGTACTTGCTGCAGTCTAATGTTTCTCTCGCTGGACAATAATTTGCAATTTACAGCCAGCTGTCAGGATCTAAGGCTGGGAAATGACGCTGCTAATACACTGACTTGTATTTGCGTCCTCAGTAAACAGAGGCAAACAGCCATACAGGCTCCAAACATAAAGCCGTGTGGGGTTTTTTAAATATTCGGAAATACTGCATGTACTGCATTTGTCTTGCAGCATATGTTTTCATACTgtagcaaaaaaacaaccaggCAGCTGAGTTAGAGAACATGTCTGTGCATGTAATTCCACTCCTCTGTCAACTCCATGGGCAAGCAAAACACTGAttaataaattcaaaatataatatctttctatttttatgtttttgtttggagCTGTGTGAAGGGAAGGCTGTTCATTAAGAATTTGTGTTATGTTTAATATAGACCCCATTTTATATAGGGTACAACCAATGTCATGAGCCTCATTATGACATGAAAATTAAATGTGAAACAGCCAAATTAAAACAGCTACATTGcaatttttttgcaatttaaataaatggcAACATTTGCATGCCAGATGACTGTGTTGTGGCATCTCTTTTGTCATTCACGCACTAATGAGCATACACTCACCTTTCTTACATAATAGGGCTGCTGCACATCAAGCACGATGTGATTGAAAGGCCGAGCACCTCAGTATAACCCATTCATAAAGAGCAGAATGGAGGACGGTGTATTACTCATATTGCGCCCTTGTAAAGGTGGACTTAAGCaaaacatgtctttatatggatGCACCCAATCGTGCTTAAAATTAACCAAACAAAACTGAGAAATCCATCACACCAAAAAACAGTGTTTACTTACATCATGAAAATGAGAGATGCCTTGATTTTGATTGTGGTCAAGCTGTTTCCTCAAATGTTCGTGCTTTGCAGACTGAAGACACATGGTGATCATCTCTGTACAGGCCAGCATCTTGCCGCTTTCGATGcgattcctctttttttttttaaatgaaagattGTTGTCCTGTCCTTGTGTTTTTGGGGAGGGCTTGTCCTTGTCAAAGGTGGATGGTGGGAGGATAATGTTGGTCCCGTGTTGCAGTCAGGATGAGATGGACCAGCCTGATGCCCACTGCCTGCTGCATGCACGTCGACAGCAGCAGAGCAAACTCCGCCTCTGCACGGCCAGCTGATTCATAAAATGCACCATCTGCTGGTGGGAGcgcgcacacaacacacacacacacacacacacacacacacaccacacagacacacacacacacacacacacagagtcaaataaactgttaattacaggCAGGGAGTTTAACAGAGAACAGCTGAACAAAGAAGCTCGAGCTGCCAGGCAGCATGTAATTGAAGCCTTGCACTGTAATATATATGTCACATGCATGGTTTATTCATATTTTGATAAATACTAAATGAGAAGCGTTACAATATCACTTTCACTAACTACAGCATCGATTTGATATTTGAAGAACATAACAAATATAATTTTACAGTGATGTTATTGTGTCTTGTagtatttcaatcattttaaatatGGATATTGTTCTTATTAAATAACctattaacattattattattagacagGTAGCTTCATgtaagccacacacacacccacacacaaacacacacacacacacacacacacacacacacacacacacacacacacacaaagctgagACCCATATGACCCCTCTGAGGGGTGGGAGCAGAGCTGAAAGCTTTTCGACATCTGACTAATAACTGTTAACGCTTTCTGCCTTCTGTCTATTTGCTGTTCTGAAGTTCGTCCTCAGTGCAGGTCAACAGGTGAGCTTCTTAACTTTTTATCTgtttcattatcattattattattattgttgtagttgttgttgttgttgtcatagtTATCAACACTACACTAttattatttagatttttagtagtagtagtacattTAGTGGCGGTGGTAATCACACTATTACTGTAGTATCATAAGTATTATTGTTATACACACTGGCGtattaaaatatgtattgatAGTGCAGGCCACGATTGTAAATAAGAATTTAGTCTTAATGATATGCCTAGtgaaataaatgctttaaaacgTATTGTTACACGCTATACATAAATATAgcattcatttttatatattcacttctttattcatccatccatgtaGTGGAGAACAAACACCAgaaattaatataaaatgatGGACACCTAGTGTTTCCATAAATTACTTGACAGTCAATGAGAAGAAACATGAGATGTGGATAGTACGGCCTATAGCTAACTATATGTAGCTTTTTTCCATGTGATTAATAGTTACATGTTttcaattcaaatcaattttttaacaacaacaaccaaaaaaccTTTCTAAGATAAAAGTAGTGTTTAAAAGACTCCAGTCTTTGAGGGACCATCATAAACATAACATCCAACCACAAGAGAAAGCCACAGATTCTCAGAATTGCCTTATCTGCTGACCACAGGAGATTGGGAGGGAGGTGACACAGTTGGTCACCCGTGTTTGTAAACTAAACTACACACAGAATAGCTCATCTGCAAATTAAAACTTGGattaattattacatttttttgtcatcatttggttgattatttacatgcaaCATTCATTTCGTCCTCTGAGTCTGAGAAACATTTTACAGCAGGGAAATGAAAGTTGTTAATCAAAAGAATTAGATGCACCCCTGCTGTGTTTTATTGCGGATTAAGGTTACCAGCTGATGACACTCATGACGTCTGTCAGGGCAGCACTCAAGCGCCTGCAGAGTTAAGATAAACAGCAGTAACCTGCCGCACCCTGGGGGAGGCTCCGACTGCTCTCTGCATACTGAACCacttacatatatacatatatatatatatatatatatataNNNNNNNNNNtatatacacacatatatatatacagtatatgtactgtatatatatgtatatatatatttcatacgAAATACATAACACTATTTTACACATCCTGACTGCAATGAAATCCATACCCTTTACAAATATACTGTAACGCATATGCCTTGGAGTTTTTGTAGAATTAAATGAATTTCCCATCTTTCATCCTATCTCAGAGTAAGAACAGCTGCACAGGAATGGCGGCCTTCCTGCATCACTGCCCCTTCCTAAAGTCTGTGCCTAAGCCATTTTTGAGGAGAACTGGAGCCACCTTGCTGTCTCTGGCCGATCAATGCCCCATCATCACTCGGCAGATCAGTGTGGGCGGCACAGCCTCTCTGGAGGCCAAGGTGGGCGTCTCACCCATCAAACCCAAGAGTCACCAACTTCCCACAGTTGACCAAAGGAGGCTGTTTGCTCAGAGAGCCACTCAGGTGGCTGTGTCTGTATCGAAGGGCTGCCCCTTTGTCACCTCTGAGATTGGGATTGTCCGAGCCAGCCCTGAAGTACAAGAGGACGTCCAAGATGGTAGGAAGAATGAAACAACTGTAATGAGGCTGAAGtgaacacaagacaaaacagTAACATCTCACACTAGCACTTCTTCTCTACAGGTTTGATGACTTCTCTGTTGAAGGGTTTAAAGGATGCGATCCTCCCAACGccagcacaaacaaacactgtcaCCCACCTCCTCAAAGACAACATGGGTGTGTTTTACAGctaaaataaactgaaagtctcaaatattataatataatgcaGTCTAGTGTAACATGTTTCTGTATTTGCCTTATTAGATTAGCTGTTCATTGAATGCTGTCATTGAATTAAAGTCAAACTATCCCCCCCTGCAGTTGGCCCTAGCTACGACTATGACCGCTTCTTTACTGAGAAGATctctgagaaaaagaaagaccaCACATACAGAGTCTTCAAGACCGTGAACAGGAGCGCTGCGGTCTTCCCATTCGCTGAGGATTACTCCATCTCTGGGCGGGAGGGCTCCCAGGTGTCCGTCTGGTGCAGCAACGACTATCTGGGAATGAGTCGACACCCACGGGTGCTCAGTGCGATCAGGTAGAAGAAAATGGGGGGGAAAAGCAAATGTCATAGGTTTGCTCAATTGTTCATGTGTCTGGCTGCGTTTTCCTTTCAAATCTGTGTTAATAGTGTATTTTTTCCAGTGTGGAGATGAAGTCCTTTTAATGGGTAGACCTAACAATTCCTTTTTCAAGATGAATTGTGTTtgatcacaattttttttttaacctctatTTTCTTATTTTGAGACTTGAATGTTTTTTGCTGTCAGATCACTAATCAACTCAATGAGGCAAAGGTCAACTTCATCAGGTTTTATGGtagtcaagtccaagtccagtcaCAAGTCTTACTATAAGTCTGACTTTATTATACGGCTCCGTCCAAAAGCAAACATTTTTTGATGTTGTAGACTGAATATGAAAGACAAATTAAAAGAGATGGTACCCCCTTTCATGGCATGTAATGATTTCTCCTTCTGTCTTGGATGATCACAGAGATGCTGTGGAAAAGCACGGCGCAGGAGCAGGAGGGACCAGAAACATCTCAGGCACCAGTAACTTCCATGTGTCACTGGAAAAAGAGCTGGCACAGCTGCACCAGAAGGACGCAGCTCTGGCCTTCTCCTCCTGCTTCGTGGCAAATGACTCCACCCTCTTCACTTTGGCTAAGATGCTGCCAGGTAAATACTGACCACTGATCTATGTTTCACATTTCACACGTTGCGTTAGGGTCGATACTGTTTAGAAGGAAGTCATCTCCACTGGTTTCATGGTGTGTTCGCTGTGGCGTACAGGGTGCGAGATCTACTCTGATGCAGGGAACCACGCATCGATGATTCAGGGCATCAGGAACAGCGGAGCCAAGCGCTTCATCTTCCGCCACAATGACAGTCGACACCTGGAGGAACTGCTGCAATGCTCTGACCCCAAGACACCCAAAATAGTAGCATTTGAGACTGTGCACTCAATGGATGGTTAGTACTATGTGTCATTTGCAATGATATAGCAGattatttagatttatttcatttattcaacTAATCAGATACATAGTGGAGGGCACAGCTTCTCAAAGTTAACCTTTGAACGCAGAAAGAGTTTAGATATCAATCAATTATATGTAAATCTTgatatttattcactttttttagtaagtaatactgtatgtgtacagtagttttaagagaaaaaaatatatacaaggAAGTAGGTGGCTGTGTGGTTATGAACATTTCTAGCTCACATGTAAGCCATACAATATGTACAGTTTGAACAATACCTTTTAAAGAGGAAAATACAATGAGCCATTTAAAATCTCAAAAAACACTGGGTTTTAAGTACcattaatgagaaaaaaaaccacTCGCAAATTTGCTTATtctatatgtatattataaatcaagaaaaagagagagccGTGTTTTGAGTATGTATATTTCTATAACCTTCAATTATTCAGTCTTCATTATTTGTCATTCATCACTGTCTCCCGTGAGAGAAAGTAGTTTCACCCTCAGCTCTAGTTCTCCGTGTGATATTGCACGGCTGACAGCTCTATGAAGCACAAACAAAAGTAGACTAAATGGATGACTGGAAGTGTTTCAGGAATTCAATTTTTTAACCACTAACACAAAAAGGTTGTGTcaatataaacattttatgaTTAGTAGATGTAGGAGAGAATATCTTATTTACAAATAGTGTAAATATCTCTCTAAATATAAGCAGCCTATTCATCTAAATCTTACACTGTGACATCATTTGCAGGATAATATTCCTGCTGGTTGCTTATATTTAACACTTCTGATGATAACATCTTATTCTCTGGGGCTTCCAGGTGCCATATGTCCTCTGGAAGAGCTATGCGATGTCGCTCATCGTTATGGAGCTCTGACGTTTGTTGATGAAGTTCATGCTGTGGGCCTGTACGGAGCCCATGGAGCTGGAGTGGGAGAGAGGGACAACATCATGCACAAGATTGACATTGTTTCTGGGACTTTAGGTGAGTATCTTTTGAAAAGTTAAATTTCTTGTTTGTTGAACATTTCACAAGCATGATCAAATACACTATTACACTAAAAGGGCAAGGCAAACAGATTCAAACTGTCTTAGATTAATTGCCTCTTTTCTTGGCCAAACTCCCATTTACAGCCGTTTGCACTAACTGACACTGTCATATTGCCAACACGGCAATTGCTCTCAACAAACATGAGACTGCTCCAATGTTGGTTGAATGATGGGAGGATGAAGCAGAGTTTTTTATCAGCGGGGTGCCGGCTCTACTCCCTCTCTGGTTGCACTGATAAAACCATCATCAGGGAGTCGCTGCAGTGTGTAGCTTTATGACAACTGTAGGGTTTTAGGTAGAAATCCCTGTCAATCACAAAGTGCTTGACAGGTGTACACTAATAAGTGTAAACTAATCCTGCATTACAATGCATGACTTAAGGCCTAGTTGCAAGTGTTCACTGGGCactaaatacagaaaaaagctcaaactgaaataaattaatcaacccacaaaactcacagtACGGTTTGTTACATTATGATGGTGTCATAATTTGACGAAAAAGCAACAATCAATCTTTTATCAATTTATCATATCATTTGACTCTATAAAAGTATATTtgggactttaaaataaaacaacagtaTATGCTGATAGAATGGGTCACTTTATTAATGTGTATCCATCGGATTCTTCATTCAATCTATTAGCATTCAAAATTACAGTAGTATGATTGATAAATACGTGTATGTATTCAGAGTAAAATTACACAAAATGCAAATTGGCAACATTTTCAGCTATTGTAATTGTATAGGTTACATAActgtattagtattattattataaaaaaatttttttataacTGCTATATATACTCTTGGGTAGTTTTatctgtaataaaacatattttaaaggtaaaatattaacatattaatacagtatataaatattaaCTACAAAGTAACTTTAGCTGCCAAAAAAATACTGGGagtaaatatgttaaaatgtgatagtgttgaaaacatgtACCGCAAATTACTGCTTATTTTCTATCTCCTGACCTCATATGCCCTCGGTCATCTGTTGCTGTTCCAGGCAAAGCCTTTGGGTGTTTTGGAGGCTACATCGCCAGCAGCGCCGCCCTGGTGGACACAGTGCGCTCCTTTGCAGCCGGCTTCATCTTCACCACTGCCCTGCCCCCGATGGTCCTGGCTGGAGCCCTGGAGTCTGTCCGGGTCCTGAAGAGCCCTGAGGGGCAGGCGCTCCGCAGAGCCCACCAGAGGAACGTCAAACACATGAGACAGCTGCTCATGGATAAGGGCCTACCTGTGGTCAATTGTCCTAGCCACATCATCCCCATACAGGTATGAAGGTTTGGCAGTGCTGCTCCCTCCTCTACCATATCTCACTTCAACAACTCCTCATCTGACTATTCTAGTTGTTAGTAGTTCTAGTTAAAGTATCTTTCAGGTCAGAGAAATATTAGCAATGAAATTTTTCTCATAATTGTCACAGAGAATACTCTTATTGGAACTGGATGACAATACATTTAGCTGTTATATCATTAGGGAGCAAGTCTGGCacttaaagacaataaaaattGTCTGTATCAACCCTTAAGATTATTAGGATGTGTAAGAAACCTATTGCAGCATGCCATTTTGTAGATGCAAGATGCAGCTTTTTTAAGAGCATCAATGTATaggtttttttcactttttaaatctCACAGTAGGAATGGGTGAACAGTGAAATCAATGAGGGTTAGATTTAATTtggctgcttcagtttcagggtcctgatATGGCGCATGCTGGTTCTCTGTCACACATGTCCCAGTCAtgacttactgggacacttgaatagAAAGGAGCCATTGTTAATATGTTAATATTGTCTTATTGTATATCATATAACTATaataagtcaaaatgtctgtgcTCTATGGTCATATCCAGATCTTCCTCCATTTAAGGCATAATTTAAATGCTAATTGAAATAACCGATTtgtaattactttaaaaaaaaaagcatcatatGATTTTTACGTAACACAGAAAAATTCTATGATAATTCCAGTGGCATACTTTTGACTCCATTGACCAAAGCAACCATAGTAATGGCTTTGATTCCTACATGTATGACATGATTGTGCTGAATAAAAGCCTTCACTAAACGGTTCACATCCCCTTTTATCACCCATTTTCTAGGTGGGCAACGCGGAGCTCAACACCAAAGTGTGTGACACCCTGCTGGAGAGACACAACATTTATGTCCAGGCCATCAACTACCCCACTGTACCTCGTGGTGAGGAGCTGCTGCGCCTGGCTCCATCTCCTCATCACAACCCCGCCATGATGGACTACTTTGTAGGTGAGTGTGGGGATCCTTACCGAAATTAGGTCAAAATTGTTCTAGTTCACATTTAAATAGGTGAAGCGAGGACTGGACGGCTTGGTTCCCGTGGAGCTCCAAGGCCTGAGTTAATAATTAGGTAATTTGAGAACTCAATTGGTGCACATTAATTTGTTTGTTCTCCCCCCAAGAATGGCCAGTACAAGTGATTTATGTTTTTCCTCAGTGAGTCCCTTTGCTTTAAAAGCATGTACGAGTCTCTTGGCATCCACCTGTCACCACATACTGCAATGCAGTAAAACGACCATATTCTGGAGAGATCATTACATTGTTGCCCCTTTGTAGCAAAACTAACACCATAACTTAGATGCTAAAATGAGATTACATTTTAAGACAGAGAAGTTAAAGAGAATTACATATTTGCTTTTAATTGTTAAGTCTTATGAGTGTCTGTGTTTCATCCACAGAGAAACTGGTGGAGGTGTGGCAGGAGGCAGGGCTTCAGGTCAGCAGCCCGGCCACAGCTTCCTGCACCTTCTGTGACCGCCCGCTGCATTTTGACCTTATGAGTGAGTGGGAGAGATCCTACTTCGGCAACATGGAACCACAATACATTACTGTGTTAGCATAATACCATGTGGCTTCTCAACACAAGTTATACATTCAATAAATGGCTGAATGTAATTCTAAattcaacatgtttttaaattataaagtCCTTCAAGTGCACTGACAAGAGTATGGATTTTAGCTTTAGCTAACGTGAGTGGTATGAACTAAATTCCAATATTTATTTCTGTCTTCCTATATTTatgctttttaaattatttatgcTATCATggatatgatttaaaaaatgatgccTTCTCCATTTCAAAAGCATAAAACCTGCACGTTGGGCACTTTCTTGAATCTATTATCTAGGTGTGATGGtttgaattaaaatatatttaatttcatGTTGCATGATTTCCCTCATACCATATATGATCATGACCAtcctgttttgtttctgttacaATAATTCAATTACTGATGTTTCAGtcataaaatgtataaagtgcTGAGGTtaaatcattcataaaatacaGGATAATAAAACATTCAATACATGTGTGGTGTTGAAAATATCTACCATTCATAATTATAAAGATGTAAAATactataacacacactgttgttaATCCTacaatttgaaattgaaattgtaaGACATAATATGAACCAAAGCACCGTGTCTTCAAACCATTAGAACCATCGGACATGCTATAAAATTGTGGACTATTTCTCATCAATGTTCCTCCACATTATGACATCTTAAGGTACAGGCACTGACACAGCTACATGATGTGAGCTCAGCTGGAACTCCTGTGCGATTCTGACTAGCAACACTAGTTGACATTGCAAGGGCTGGCTACTTCTCGTTTGACCTTTGCCCTCAGTCTGCGAAGCTCTGTGTTGTCACCGTCCACAACTAGACCACATTCAATCATTGTCCAAGCTTTACTGAGCTGCTGCTCCCCATAGTGCTGCAGCGCTCCCCGCAGGAAGCACTCAGCCAGACGTTGCCTCCCCAGACCAGCCTCCACACACTGGATGGCTTGGTTTCTATGGAGCTCCAAGGCCCGAGTAAAGTCCTCTAGAGCAGCTCCTTCTCTGGAACAGAGCACCAGGCTGCAGCCTCGCCGACACAGGTCTTCCGCACACATTTGGGCCTCATCTGGGCAGCTGGAGTCAGATCCATTGTGTTTCTGGATAACTCTATCCAGGTCAGCTATGGCCCGCTCATGTAGGCCCAGGTGAGCGAGGCATGCAGCCCGCTGGCGAAGATACTGGAGTCTGTAATTGCCCACTGCTTGTACTGCCACAGTCAGGAGTTTGAGAGCCTGGTCCCACTGGCCACCTGATGACACACTGCTGGCCTCCTGTGCTGCTGCCTGTTACAATATAGATGCCAAacaataatatgtaaaaaaattctaaatacatacaatacttTAGCCTAATTAAGGTAATTTGCTATTGCCTTGTCTTGCAAGTATAATTAAAAGTGTTTGTTGATGTTCTCCATCATctaacaaatacattgtggaTACTTTTGCATCAATTCTGACCTTACTATCCATCTCAAGCATATGAAATAT from Etheostoma spectabile isolate EspeVRDwgs_2016 chromosome 7, UIUC_Espe_1.0, whole genome shotgun sequence includes the following:
- the alas2 gene encoding 5-aminolevulinate synthase, erythroid-specific, mitochondrial translates to MAAFLHHCPFLKSVPKPFLRRTGATLLSLADQCPIITRQISVGGTASLEAKVGVSPIKPKSHQLPTVDQRRLFAQRATQVAVSVSKGCPFVTSEIGIVRASPEVQEDVQDGLMTSLLKGLKDAILPTPAQTNTVTHLLKDNMVGPSYDYDRFFTEKISEKKKDHTYRVFKTVNRSAAVFPFAEDYSISGREGSQVSVWCSNDYLGMSRHPRVLSAIRDAVEKHGAGAGGTRNISGTSNFHVSLEKELAQLHQKDAALAFSSCFVANDSTLFTLAKMLPGCEIYSDAGNHASMIQGIRNSGAKRFIFRHNDSRHLEELLQCSDPKTPKIVAFETVHSMDGAICPLEELCDVAHRYGALTFVDEVHAVGLYGAHGAGVGERDNIMHKIDIVSGTLGKAFGCFGGYIASSAALVDTVRSFAAGFIFTTALPPMVLAGALESVRVLKSPEGQALRRAHQRNVKHMRQLLMDKGLPVVNCPSHIIPIQVGNAELNTKVCDTLLERHNIYVQAINYPTVPRGEELLRLAPSPHHNPAMMDYFVEKLVEVWQEAGLQVSSPATASCTFCDRPLHFDLMSEWERSYFGNMEPQYITVLA